In the genome of Chryseobacterium sp. 52, the window ACCAATTATAATTATCTAGACCATATTCCTGCAGAACAGCAACGTCCAAAACTTGATTTGTTCTACATTACCTCTTATGATCAGAAAAGGCTCTCTGCGTTGAATCTGCTGATCAACAGACTGTGCCCGATGAAAATAAAATTTGAGGTATATATTGCGGGGAAAAAAGGCTGGAAAAATAAGCTGAACCAAATCATTGATCAAAAGAATATTGAAATTTTAAAATTCGGAAGAAAAAAAATACCTCACCACGCCTTACCGGCTTACTATAAAAACACCAAGGTAATTCTTGATCTGATGCGGGCTGATCAGACCGGGCTCAGCTTTAGAATATTTGAAGCAATGGCTCTGGAAAAAAAGGTTATCACGGATAATCCTACGATTAAAACTTATGATTTTTATAATCCTAACAATATTTTGGTCCTGGATAAGAATTTCCGTAATCTGAAAAAAGATTTTTTCATCAAGCCATACGAAAAACTGCCGAAAGATGTTTATTATAAGTATACCCTTGACCATTGGGTGAACACTGTATTTAAACTGAATTCATGAAAGAAATAAAAAATGTGCTTATTGTAACCCGGGAGTACAAATGTTCCCGAAACCCAAAAGTAGGAGGCACAGGTGTTTTTTATAAAAACCTAGGGGCAGAACTTGTAAAAAGAGGGATTGCAGTACATGTGTTTCTGATTTCAAAATACACTTTTGACATTGAGGAAGAGGGGGTGAAAATCCATTCTGTCAAGGATATTTTCAAAGCCAATCCTCTCCTTGAACTTTTAAGGTCTTTTACAGGAAAAGTAAAGGCATTGGAGCAGATTCATTTTAAAACATACCTGTCCGAGAAAAAAATAATATCTGATAAAATAAGTACCTGGATTAAGAAGAACCATCTCCATTTTGATATTGCAGAGACTCATGATTTTGATGGTCTCGCACTGTCTATCCCCAAAGAAATTCCTTATGTGATCCGGTGCCACGGCTCGTGGTCTGTCCTGGAAAAATATTTCGGATACAAAAAAGTTCACAAAGGCCGGGTCTTCTGTGAAAAAGCAGCCTTTAAAAACGCTGAAAATATTATTACCATATCCAAGTACAATGAGACGATCAACAAGAGCTTATTTGCGATCAAAGAGCCGAAACTCATCTACAACGGTATTGATGAAAAATTCTACAGACCTGACGAAAATGCAGAAATTATTTCTAAATCTGTCTTTTTCTTAGGAAATGTATCTTTTGAAAAAGGAGCCGAAACTCTCATTAAAGCTTTTATTAAACTTAAAGGAATTCATCCTGAAGCATCCCTCCATTTCATAGGAAATCCCAATCATTATCCAGCTTATATCGCCGAGAATATCCAAGATATGGAGACCAGAAATGCAATTCATTTTTATGGTAATAAATCAGGCGCTGAAATTGTACAGCTCATCAACCAGGCAGAGGTGGTGTGTTTCTCCTCCAAAGGTGAAAATTTTAGCTTATCTTTGCTGGAGGTAATGGCCATACAAAAACCTGTTGTATGTTCTGCTATAGATTCCTTTAAAGAAATCATACAGGAGCCTGTAAACGGTCTTATTGCCGGGGAAGAAAACTTCCATGAAAAGATAAGTCTTATTTTTGAAGATGATCATCTAAGAAACAGGATATCATTGAATGCCCGAAAATTAGTAGAATCGAAATTCGGCATTGATAAAATGGTTGATGAAACCGTACGTTATTACGAAGAGATTATATAGAAAAATACAGTCTGTATATTCCCGAAATAACAACCGGGTTTCTTAGGTCATCCTAAGTTTTAGAATATGAATGCAAAGGAACAAATTGAAAATCTAGAAGAACAGCTTAAAGCACTTAGAAAAAAATATTATATCAAGTCTTTTTTCAGAAAAGCAAAGAGGCTTGTAACTGATTTTTTACCTCTGGATTCTATACCATCCGAATACTGTACGGAAAAAATTAAGGTAAGTGAAAAACAGGAGGCAGAGCTTTTTCTGCCCAAAACTTTTGATGCCCCTCAGGTTTCTGTAAAAACGCCTAAAAATGCTATTGAGATCTTTGCGCTTCAAAATGTATTATGCATTCCCAATTCCACCTATTTTTTAGATCTTAAAAAAGAGAAAATCTTTTACGAGAAATGGCATGATGATGACAGGATTATTTACGTATATAATACTAATAATTTACTTCAACATTCAATGACTCTTGCCAAAGTGAAGAATCATAAGAATGTATACTATGACGAGGAAGCCATTTTTCTGGGCGGAACCTTCACTTTTAATTATTATCATTTTCTGGTAGATATCCTCTCCAAAGTTGAGTTTTTCCAGCACATTCCTGATGCAAAGAATAAACTGGTTATTATAGATGAAGATGTACAGAAGGTTGAAAACCTGAAAGACCTTTTAATGTTCTTTTTAAAGGATTATAAAGTTCTATTTCTAAGCCACGAAAAAAACTATTATCAATTTAAAAAGCTGTGGCATATCACCAGCACCAATTATGCGGTCCCTAACATTATGCCGGGCGAGGATTATGAAGCCGGATTTGCTAAATTATCAAAATCATCTCTGCAATATCTCAGAAAAACAGCCTTTGACAATCTGGATCTTACCAAAGTCCACATCAAACCAGTAAAAAAAATATTTATTTCAAGAAGATCCCAGTATAGAAAGTATAATGGGGAAGAGATTCTGAAAACCGCACAAAAACATGGTTTTGAAGAAGTATTCTTTGAAGATCTGAACATTCACGAGCAAATCTATCTCGTCAACAATGCTGATTATATTATAGGGCCCAGCGGTGCAGCATGGACCAATGTCCTGTTTGCCAACCCGGGAGCGAAAGGCCTCAGCTGGTTCAGTTCTGTGTGGGGAGATTTTGCTATCTTCTCTACCTTAGCCAAAGAAGTGAATTTTGATCTTTACTTTTATATCTATCCGCAGGATTATGAAGGTTTCCATGAGGATTACCGACTGGACCCTGAAATTTTTGACAGGAAGCTGGAGCAGTTATTGGCTTTAACGCCTACAGAAGTTCAAAATCATCCGTAGTTCATCACCTGAAACAATAACTCACCATTAGCAACCTTATTATTATAGAGAATTGCTCTAAAGAAATTGAAATGTATTGCTTTAGAGATCAGTTATTTGAACAAAGAATAAATATCTTCTTTTATTTTAATTTCTCTCTATTTGTTTTTTTGTTGTATTCAAAAATAATGTAAATTCCCCAAGTCAAAAAGTGATCTTAAACAGGATCACTTTTTGACTTGTTTTTAACTACAAATCAATCTGTTATCTATAAAAAACACAAGTATGAAATTGATTTTTACCGGTCTTTTATTATTCAGCTCCTTCTTTTACGGGCAGTTTTCTGATAATTTTGACAGTTATCCTCTTTCAAAAACTCCTGAAGACTGGGGTATTTTTAGAGGAAAAAATGATGCAGGAGATGATTTTAATAACTGGAAATTGGAGGGTCTGAATAAAGACGGATCTAATCAATGTTTCTTTGTAAGATATGAGAATTCCGGTGAACTCAATGAAGACTGGCTTGTGAGTCCTAAAATAGATTTAACTGATTACGAAGGTAATTTTTTAATTTTTTCACAGCGGAATTCATTTGTTGGCAACGCTACCAAATATGAAATAAAAATATCTACAGACTCTCAGTCGGATCGTGATAAATTTCAAACAATCGCATCTTATAATGATGCATCATTTGGAAAAAACTTTAGCCTGAAAAAAATCAACATTTCAAAATATGATAAAAAGCAAATCTATATTGCTTTTGTAAAAAAAGATGACGATGGCAATAACTGGTTCATAGATAATGTATTGGTTCAGGGAAAGCCTGTATCTGAAAAAGGCAAATCACTGTTTTTCCCTAACCCAACATCCGGAGAACTCTATACAGAAAAGAGCGTTAAATCTCTTCAGGTTATCAATATGGATAGCAGGCTGCTAAAAACCTACTCGAATACAAGTTCTATTGATATTTCTGATCTACCGGCAGGAATATATCTTCTTAAGGGAACCTATGAAAATAATGAGACTTTTGAACAAAAAATTGTAAAAGAGAATTAACAATGTCTAAAACTAAACTACAACTCTTTACAAGTTTCATCATCGTATTTTTGCTTCAGAATTCCATCTTTGGACAAAATTATTCTGTAGGATTTTCAAAAGAATCCATTAACCCAAATTCTGGTATACTATCATCTTCTCTAGCTGGTTTCGGTGATCCCAAACAAGGACGGTTCAGTATCGGTTTCCAGGAAATGGGTATCGCACAAAATGCGGTTGCCATGTGTTCTTCCGACACCAAACTATATATTGCTACAAGTGATAACAAGCTTTGGCAAGCGGATATAAATTCCAGTACACCCAACTGGGTTTTTATTGGAATGGCTTATTACGTAACGGCCATAACCTATGGAAACGGTAAGATATACGGTACAGACAAAAATAACATCCTCTGGATGAGAGATGCAGGGGAGAATGATAGTACATGGACCAATATTGGATTTGCCTATGAAACCACCGGACTTACATTTTTAAATAATAAATTATACGGAACTAAGAAAAATAATACGCTATGGGTAAGAAATACCAGTCCGTTTAATGTCCCCTGGACCAATATAGGAAAAGCCAATTCGGTACGATCATTAACGAATGATGGAACCAATTTAATTGCCGTGTCTAAGTATGATAATGATTTGTGGACAAGAAGTACCTCATCATCTAATGAAAGCTGGTCAAAAATCGGAACTCCCAATCAAATCACTTATGGTACCTATTTATCAAATATTACGTATGCTAAAAATAAATTATACGCAACTTCTAATAAAAACAAGCTATATTACTCACAACACAGCCAGACACCCATCTACGCATATGCTTCCTATTTTGAAAAAAATTCAAAAAAGGCACTTATAATTACATTGGATCTATGTGGTATTAATTATTCTTTTTCCCATAAAATAAAAACCGAAATAAAAAATTTATATAATATCGATGAAAATGCAATTTTAATTAATTGCTCCCATACCCATTATGCTCCTGTAGCCCAAAATTATTCCTGCCTCCAGGACTTCTACCATAGTCCTGATCCCAAATACCTTGACATCGTAAAAAATTCCGTTTTAACAGCCACGCAAAATGCCATTAACAATAAAACAACCAGTAACTTAAGTTTTGTGAAGGGTACAACAAATATAGGATACAACAGAGCGGATATTTCTAAAGCTCTGGATAACAACATTACCATGGTCGTTGCAAAAAACAGTAATACAAACGGTATAAATGGTGCCATTCTGAGCGCAAGTACCCACCCTGTATGGCGTAGTCAGGCCCGGGATTTTGTCACCATTTCATCTAATTATGTAGGAGCAACAAGAGATAAGTTAAGTACATTAAAAAACATTAACAGTGTACAGTTTATGCAGGGGTGTGCAGGTGATATTAATCCTTATAAATCAGACTCTCCCGACCAAACAGCTAATAAACTAACTCAGGATTTTAATAATTTATTTTCCTTATCGTCATCAGATATTACCGGAGAAATTTCTGTTAAATTTGACTCAATTGCTGTACCTCTTAAAAACTTCACCTTCAATAAAGCGGTGAATATTAAAAAAGCAAATACCGGAAAATACGACCAGGCATCCGAAAGGAATGTAAGATGGGCCAATAAGATTATTAATCAATATACTTCCGGTACACTTTCTAAATCTGCAACTATTTATATACAGATTTTAAAAATTGGTGACTGGAATATTATAGCCCTGAGCCGGGAAGCCGTTTCTCAATATGCAATTGATTTATACAGTCATTTTTCTCCACTAAAATTAACGGTATTAGGATATTCCAATGACGTCTCAAGTTATCTTCCTGTACAATGGCATATTAAAAAACCTACCTCCAACTATGAAGGCTATGAGAGCTTTTTTATTTACGGACAAAGCGGAATTCCTGTAGACAATGTTGAAGACATTATATTAACAAAAGTCTACAGCATGATGCAGTAGACTGCCAAAACTGATATATACATATTTTATAATACCATAATACTAATTTTATTGATCACAAGATGATGAAGGCTTCTACATCAACGTAATATCCCTTGAATTTATAAAATAAGAAGACAAAATATTTTACAGTTGACAGTCATTAAATTCATCACATCTAAAATCATTACCTTTAAACAATGAATAACCCGCCGCTTGTAAGCCTCATCATCATCACTATGAACCACGAAAAGTTCATCGAACAGGCCTGCATGTCCGCCATTTCGCAGACTTACCCCAATTATGAAATTATTCTGCTGGATAATGCTTCAAAAGACAGAACATTTGAAAATGCAGAGAAAGTTCTTTCAAAATTCGGACAACATTATAAGATGATCCGGAATACCGAAAGCTTTGGGGTGGCCAAAAACATTAACATAGCCGTTTCAAATGCTTCCGGAGAATACATTTCTCTTCTTTCAGGAGATGATTGGTATACAGAAGACAGTCTGGCAGAGAAAGTTTCTTATATCCAGAAAAATCCGGTAGACTTTATTCTTTCAGATGGATATAAATATTACCAGACGGAAGATAAAACAACAGATGCCTATACGCCAAAAGAAAAAAAGAATGTGATAGACAGCCTTCCCAATTTTTTCCATGAAAACGTTTCTGAAAATAAAACGTCAAACGTAGGAACATTTGTGAAAACAGAGCTTCTGGTGAAATATCCGTTTGATGAAAATATCAATACCGAAGACTGGGATATGAATCTAAGACTAACTTTTAAAGGCTACAAAATAGGATTTATTGACAAAAAGTTATTCTACTACAGAATCCTTTCCACAAGCCTTTCCCGGAACTGGAAACTGATGAAAGATTCCTATGAAAAAGTAACCCATAAATACATTGATTATATAAAGGCAGACAAAGAGCTTTACCAAAAATACAGACTGAAGCTGATCCATTTCAAATATGAAATCCTGCTTTCAGAAACAGATTCAGAATCTGAAAAAGAAAGACTGCAGACAGACTGGAAAAAAGAAAAATACAGAATCAAGTATAAAAATCCTGTTTTGTTCTTTAAACTGCTGATGCTGAAAAAATAAATAAAAAGGATGGAGTAATTTTTTACTTCATCCTTTTTTAATCTCTCAAATCAAAAAAAGCCAACAACCAACCTGTAAATACTCCTTAAAACATATAATTTTAAGTAAATTTGCACCAAAATTTTAATTGAAATGGAGAAAGTAAGAGTTCGTTTTGCTCCAAGTCCAACAGGACCTTTGCATTTGGGAGGCGTAAGAACCGCATTATATGATTATCTTTTTGCTAAAAACCAGGGTGGTGAATTTATACTTCGAATTGAAGATACAGATACAGCAAGATATGTAGAAGGCGCTGAAGATTACATTGAAGAAGCTTTAGAATGGTGCGGCATCATTCCTGATGAAAGTCCTAAGAAAGGAGGAAAATTTGCACCTTACAGACAGTCTGAAAGAAGGGATATCTATGACAGATATACTGAGCAGATCCTGAAAACAGATTATGCCTACATCGCTTTTGATACCCCTGAAGAGCTGGATGCCATCCGTGCTGAGTTCGAAGCCAAAGGAGATGTTTTCTCTTATGACAACAAAACCAGAAACCTTCTGAGAAACAGTATTGCTCTTCCTGAAGAGGAAGTTCAGAAATTGCTGGATGAAAAAACACCTTATGTGGTGAGATTCAAAATGCCGGTAGACAGAACTCTGAATCTTGTAGATATTATCAGAGGGAATTCTTCTGTGAATACCAATACATTAGACGATAAAGTTCTTGTCAAGAACGACGGAATGCCTACTTATCATTTTGCCAATATCATCGATGATCACGAAATGGAAATTTCTCACGTCATCCGTGGTGAAGAATGGCTGCCGTCTTTAGGCTTACATACTTTATTATATGAAGCCATGAACTGGGAAGCCCCTCAGTTTGCTCACCTTTCCCTGATCTTGAAACCTGATGTTTCAACATTAATCAATAAAGATAATATTGACAGTATTACAAAATCTTTCACAGAAGAATTTGTAATGAAAAACAGCGGATTTTCTTTTGACGAATCAGCGGCGATGATCAAATCATTCTTTGCAGAGGTAAAAAGTCCAAGATTTAAATCTATGCTGGGCGAAAATGATAAGGACAATGAAATAACAGCTTCTGTAAAACAATTTTTAAAGAAAGGACTTTCTGGAAAATTAAGCAAAAGAGACGGTGATAAATTCGGATTCCCGGTATTTCCATTAGATTTCAAAGATCCTGCAACAGGAAATATTGCTAAAGGATATAGAGAAAATGGGTATCTGCCTGAAGCCTTCATCAATATGGTTTCGCTTCTGGGTTGGTCTCCTGCAGATGATAAAGAAATCCTGACACTGGAAGAAATGTCTAAAGAATTTGATCTTCATAAAGTACATAAAGCAGGTGCCAGATTCAGTAAGGAAAAATCAGAATGGTTCAATCATCAGTATATTCAAATGAAATCTGACGAAGAACTTCTTGAGATCTTAAAGAATTCAGGTCTTGATCTGTCAGCAGTTTCTGATGAAAAATTAGTAAAGATCATCGGTCTGATGAAAGAAAGAGCTACTTTCCCGAAAGATATTTATGAAAACGGGGAATTTTTCTTCAAAGCTCCGGTCTCTTACGACGAAAAAGCATCAAAAAAAGCTTGGAATGAAGAGACTTCTGCTATTTTAGGAGAATTGGCAGAAAACCTTAACACCACTGAATTTACGTCAGAAGTACTTAAGCAGGTTGTCCACGATTTCGCGGAAAACAAAGGCCTGGGGATGGGAAAAGTAATGATGCCACTCCGTTTATCCTTAGTAGGAGAACTGAAAGGTCCGGACGTTCCAGATATCATGGAACTTATTGGAAAAGAGGAAAGTATCTCCCGAATAAACAATGCTATCAATAATTTTAAATAGTTTTTCATAATTTTTCATAAATTTGAAAGATTTAATTTACTTCAAGAAATGGAATATTTAAGTTTCGAACTTCCTATAAAAGATCTAATGGATCAACTTCAGACATGCTCTTTAGTAGGAGAAGAAAGTGGTGTTGATGTAAAATTAGCATGCAGCCAGATTGAGGATAAGATTTTGGAAAAGAAAAAAGAAATCTACCAGAACCTTACCCCTTGGCAGAGAGTACAACTATCCCGTCATCCGGATCGTCCCTATACTATTGACTATATCAACGGAATGGTGGATAAAGGAAGTTTTCTGGAACTTCACGGAGACAGAAATTTCGCAGACGACCCTGCAATGATTGGCGGTTTAGCTACATTGGATGGTCAGAAAGTAATGATCATAGGAACCCAAAAAGGGAGAACAACCAAAGAAAGACAATACAGAAGATTCGGAATGCCGAATCCTGAAGGATACAGAAAAGCTTTACGACTGATGAAGCTGGCTGAAAAATTCAAAATTCCTGTAGTCACTTTAGTGGATACACCGGGAGCTTATCCGGGATTAGAAGCTGAAGAAAGAGGACAGGGTGAAGCTATTGCCAGAAACATTTTTGAAATGGTTCAGCTTAAAACGCCAATTTTCACTTATATTATTGGTGAAGGAGCAAGTGGTGGAGCTTTAGGAATAGGTGTGGGAAACAAAGTATATATGCTTGAAAATACCTGGTATACCGTAATTGCACCGGAAAGCTGTTCTTCAATCTTATGGAGAAACTGGGATCACAAAGAAGATGCAGCCAATGCATTGAATCTTACCCCTAAAGATGCTTTAAGAGAAAAATTCATTGACGGTGTTATTGAAGAACCACTTGGTGGCGCGCAATATGATCCGGAAGTAGCTTATCTGAATCTGAAACATTCGATTTTACAGAATATCAAAGCTTTTTCAAAATTCTCAGGACAGGAACTTGAAACCCAAAGGCAGGAGAAATTCATTGCGATGGGGCAGTTTAAAGGATAAAAATAAAAACCGGTTAAGAAAAATTTCTTAACCGGTTT includes:
- a CDS encoding T9SS-dependent choice-of-anchor J family protein, giving the protein MKLIFTGLLLFSSFFYGQFSDNFDSYPLSKTPEDWGIFRGKNDAGDDFNNWKLEGLNKDGSNQCFFVRYENSGELNEDWLVSPKIDLTDYEGNFLIFSQRNSFVGNATKYEIKISTDSQSDRDKFQTIASYNDASFGKNFSLKKINISKYDKKQIYIAFVKKDDDGNNWFIDNVLVQGKPVSEKGKSLFFPNPTSGELYTEKSVKSLQVINMDSRLLKTYSNTSSIDISDLPAGIYLLKGTYENNETFEQKIVKEN
- a CDS encoding glycosyltransferase family 4 protein codes for the protein MKEIKNVLIVTREYKCSRNPKVGGTGVFYKNLGAELVKRGIAVHVFLISKYTFDIEEEGVKIHSVKDIFKANPLLELLRSFTGKVKALEQIHFKTYLSEKKIISDKISTWIKKNHLHFDIAETHDFDGLALSIPKEIPYVIRCHGSWSVLEKYFGYKKVHKGRVFCEKAAFKNAENIITISKYNETINKSLFAIKEPKLIYNGIDEKFYRPDENAEIISKSVFFLGNVSFEKGAETLIKAFIKLKGIHPEASLHFIGNPNHYPAYIAENIQDMETRNAIHFYGNKSGAEIVQLINQAEVVCFSSKGENFSLSLLEVMAIQKPVVCSAIDSFKEIIQEPVNGLIAGEENFHEKISLIFEDDHLRNRISLNARKLVESKFGIDKMVDETVRYYEEII
- a CDS encoding glycosyltransferase family 61 protein; its protein translation is MNAKEQIENLEEQLKALRKKYYIKSFFRKAKRLVTDFLPLDSIPSEYCTEKIKVSEKQEAELFLPKTFDAPQVSVKTPKNAIEIFALQNVLCIPNSTYFLDLKKEKIFYEKWHDDDRIIYVYNTNNLLQHSMTLAKVKNHKNVYYDEEAIFLGGTFTFNYYHFLVDILSKVEFFQHIPDAKNKLVIIDEDVQKVENLKDLLMFFLKDYKVLFLSHEKNYYQFKKLWHITSTNYAVPNIMPGEDYEAGFAKLSKSSLQYLRKTAFDNLDLTKVHIKPVKKIFISRRSQYRKYNGEEILKTAQKHGFEEVFFEDLNIHEQIYLVNNADYIIGPSGAAWTNVLFANPGAKGLSWFSSVWGDFAIFSTLAKEVNFDLYFYIYPQDYEGFHEDYRLDPEIFDRKLEQLLALTPTEVQNHP
- the gltX gene encoding glutamate--tRNA ligase — translated: MEKVRVRFAPSPTGPLHLGGVRTALYDYLFAKNQGGEFILRIEDTDTARYVEGAEDYIEEALEWCGIIPDESPKKGGKFAPYRQSERRDIYDRYTEQILKTDYAYIAFDTPEELDAIRAEFEAKGDVFSYDNKTRNLLRNSIALPEEEVQKLLDEKTPYVVRFKMPVDRTLNLVDIIRGNSSVNTNTLDDKVLVKNDGMPTYHFANIIDDHEMEISHVIRGEEWLPSLGLHTLLYEAMNWEAPQFAHLSLILKPDVSTLINKDNIDSITKSFTEEFVMKNSGFSFDESAAMIKSFFAEVKSPRFKSMLGENDKDNEITASVKQFLKKGLSGKLSKRDGDKFGFPVFPLDFKDPATGNIAKGYRENGYLPEAFINMVSLLGWSPADDKEILTLEEMSKEFDLHKVHKAGARFSKEKSEWFNHQYIQMKSDEELLEILKNSGLDLSAVSDEKLVKIIGLMKERATFPKDIYENGEFFFKAPVSYDEKASKKAWNEETSAILGELAENLNTTEFTSEVLKQVVHDFAENKGLGMGKVMMPLRLSLVGELKGPDVPDIMELIGKEESISRINNAINNFK
- a CDS encoding glycosyltransferase, which produces MKICLISFDFWHYDEHIVEKLSDRGIQACHINIGAFTHKNTGERLKNTFSKIFLGKNPKYHKRQSFILESLEKIGRQDQILVINPEAIDESIHKKIREYADRNIAYLYDSMARNPATHLLHYFDTIFSFDDEDVKNFGFEKITNYNYLDHIPAEQQRPKLDLFYITSYDQKRLSALNLLINRLCPMKIKFEVYIAGKKGWKNKLNQIIDQKNIEILKFGRKKIPHHALPAYYKNTKVILDLMRADQTGLSFRIFEAMALEKKVITDNPTIKTYDFYNPNNILVLDKNFRNLKKDFFIKPYEKLPKDVYYKYTLDHWVNTVFKLNS
- a CDS encoding glycosyltransferase family 2 protein, yielding MNNPPLVSLIIITMNHEKFIEQACMSAISQTYPNYEIILLDNASKDRTFENAEKVLSKFGQHYKMIRNTESFGVAKNINIAVSNASGEYISLLSGDDWYTEDSLAEKVSYIQKNPVDFILSDGYKYYQTEDKTTDAYTPKEKKNVIDSLPNFFHENVSENKTSNVGTFVKTELLVKYPFDENINTEDWDMNLRLTFKGYKIGFIDKKLFYYRILSTSLSRNWKLMKDSYEKVTHKYIDYIKADKELYQKYRLKLIHFKYEILLSETDSESEKERLQTDWKKEKYRIKYKNPVLFFKLLMLKK
- a CDS encoding acetyl-CoA carboxylase carboxyltransferase subunit alpha, which codes for MEYLSFELPIKDLMDQLQTCSLVGEESGVDVKLACSQIEDKILEKKKEIYQNLTPWQRVQLSRHPDRPYTIDYINGMVDKGSFLELHGDRNFADDPAMIGGLATLDGQKVMIIGTQKGRTTKERQYRRFGMPNPEGYRKALRLMKLAEKFKIPVVTLVDTPGAYPGLEAEERGQGEAIARNIFEMVQLKTPIFTYIIGEGASGGALGIGVGNKVYMLENTWYTVIAPESCSSILWRNWDHKEDAANALNLTPKDALREKFIDGVIEEPLGGAQYDPEVAYLNLKHSILQNIKAFSKFSGQELETQRQEKFIAMGQFKG